ATTACTGCTATTCCCGGAATTGCAGCTCTTTTAAAATGATCCTTCCACTCTTTTTGAGGATATTTTTCTAATTTATTATTATTTTTATGTAGATATTTGCTGTATAAACTTATTAATAAAGCTACCATTGTAGCACCTAAAGCCGTTCCTAAAACTCTCTCTTCAAGATAGTTACTCGGTGTTCTATTAGGATCAATATTTAGCATTATATATGTAAAGGCAATACATCCAACTGTAGCTGGTACTTTAAATATCATCTCTGTAAAGCAACATACAATTATTAAGCCCAAAAGATACAGAAACATATTCTCTTGAAATCCACTATATGCTATCATACAGGCAATAGCACCACCACAAAATGTCGTGATTGTCCTTTCATAAGCTTGACGTCTAGTCTTAGCACCATTTAGATTAGCTACATTCAATACTGCTATCCCCACATAAAATTTAGATAATCTCAAAAGATCAGCTAAGTATAGGGCTAACAACAATGATACTCCAACTAATACAGCTCTCTCCAATATGTTTTTAAATTTACTATCCATCATTTCC
The Fusobacterium sp. SYSU M8D902 genome window above contains:
- a CDS encoding FUSC family protein — encoded protein: MDSKFKNILERAVLVGVSLLLALYLADLLRLSKFYVGIAVLNVANLNGAKTRRQAYERTITTFCGGAIACMIAYSGFQENMFLYLLGLIIVCCFTEMIFKVPATVGCIAFTYIMLNIDPNRTPSNYLEERVLGTALGATMVALLISLYSKYLHKNNNKLEKYPQKEWKDHFKRAAIPGIAVILGVFLIDILNNHIDSRYVTKYTMYYCALASVVPFHIDLKELLKKTKERFLSTIFGGVIAFVFSLFGLNGNIWSSIGIVFVIVFIECVIGISGALGGVVFLFLMFNVTENLPPLVYYLDRVIGTGIGIVLILTVVCLLKEGDVLIKKFKKW